Proteins encoded in a region of the Panicum hallii strain FIL2 chromosome 3, PHallii_v3.1, whole genome shotgun sequence genome:
- the LOC112884480 gene encoding transcription factor PHYTOCHROME INTERACTING FACTOR-LIKE 13-like isoform X2 gives MNQYVPDWSSSMGDAFATLNGGDDDGLMELLWCNGHVVMQSQAPRKPTRPEKVAAAAAAAAAQDDEAAAWFQYPAEDALERDLFTELFGEAQAADAGSGRACKEEAECGGEAAARRSGLMPPPWEKECPGELGDVAAGGECTATATEAGESSMLTVGSSFCGSNHVQTPRARATCGGAAAPGAAGKAGGSARDAATVTSSSMRPRSCTTKAGQPSATAHRSGKRRPSDATETEVRVPPIAINPPCVPDQSMTLTRPKIQDAEFESADATCEPAQKLTTAKRRRAAEVHNLSERRRRDRINEKMKTLQELIPHCNKTDKASMLDEAIEYLKSLQLQLQMGGGMAAAAAPVMFPAGVHQYMQRMVAPSHVASMPRMPFMAPPAVQSPPGADPYARYLAVDHLQPPPPPPAPMGMGFYQQQQSSAPPPPAVPAGSLPAATSRTSPPDGPLHKKYESCGMPEIQGITS, from the exons ATGAACCAGTACGTCCCTGACTGGAGCAGCAGCATGGGGGACGCCTTCGCGACATTGAA cggcggcgacgacgacgggcTCATGGAGCTGCTCTGGTGCAACGGCCACGTGGTCATGCAGAGCCAGGCGCCGAGGAAGCCGACGAGGCCCGAGAaggttgcggcggcggcggcggcggcggcggcgcaggacgACGAGGCGGCGGCGTGGTTCCAGTACCCTGCGGAGGACGCGCTGGAGAGGGACCTATTCACGGAGCTCTTCGGGGAGGCGCAGGCGGCCGACGCCGGCAGCGGCAGGGCGTGCAAGGAGGAGGCGGAGTGCGGGGGCGAGGCCGCGGCCCGCCGGAGCGGGCTGATGCCGCCGCCGTGGGAGAAGGAGTGCCCGGGGGAGCTCGGCGACgtggccgccggcggcgagtgcacggcgacggcgacggaggccggcgagTCGTCCATGCTGACGGTCGGGTCGAGCTTCTGCGGGAGCAACCACGTGCAGacgccgcgcgcccgcgccacatgcggcggcgcggcggcgccgggggccgCGGGGAAGGCCGGTGGCAGCGCCCGCGACGCGGCGACGGTGACCTCGTCGTCGATGCGGCCGAGGTCCTGCACCACCAAGGCCGGGCAGCCCAGCGCTACCGCCCACCGGAGCGGCAAGCGGAGGCCGAGCGATGCCACGGAGACCGAGGTACGCGTGCCGCCGATTGCGATCAATCCACCTTGTGTACCGGATCAATCGATGACATTGACACGGCCAAAAATTCAGGACGCGGAGTTCGAGTCCGCCGACGCGACGTGCGAGCCGGCGCAGAAGCTGACGACGGCcaagcggcggcgagctgccgaAGTCCACAACCTCTCGGAGCGG AGAAGAAGGGACAGGATCAACGAGAAGATGAAGACCCTGCAGGAGCTCATTCCTCACTGCAACAAA ACGGACAAGGCGTCGATGCTGGACGAGGCGATCGAGTACCTCAAGTCTCTGCAGCTCCAGCTGCAG ATGGGCGGCGGgatggcagcggcggcggcgccggtgatGTTCCCGGCGGGGGTGCACCAGTACATGCAGCGGATGGTGGCCCCTTCCCACGTGGCGTCCATGCCCAGGATGCCGTTCatggcgccgccggccgtgcaGAGCCCGCCGGGGGCCGACCCCTACGCGCgctacctcgccgtcgaccacctgcagccgccgccaccaccgccggcccCCATG GGGATGGGCTTctaccagcagcagcagagctCGGCGCCGCCACCACCCGCCGTGCCGGCCGGCAGCCtgccggcggcgacttcacggACGTCGCCTCCCGACGGCCCCCTGCACAAAAAATACG AAAGTTGTGGCATGCCTGAGATCCAGGGTATCACCAGCTGA
- the LOC112884480 gene encoding transcription factor PHYTOCHROME INTERACTING FACTOR-LIKE 13-like isoform X1, translated as MNQYVPDWSSSMGDAFATLNGGDDDGLMELLWCNGHVVMQSQAPRKPTRPEKVAAAAAAAAAQDDEAAAWFQYPAEDALERDLFTELFGEAQAADAGSGRACKEEAECGGEAAARRSGLMPPPWEKECPGELGDVAAGGECTATATEAGESSMLTVGSSFCGSNHVQTPRARATCGGAAAPGAAGKAGGSARDAATVTSSSMRPRSCTTKAGQPSATAHRSGKRRPSDATETEVRVPPIAINPPCVPDQSMTLTRPKIQDAEFESADATCEPAQKLTTAKRRRAAEVHNLSERRRRDRINEKMKTLQELIPHCNKTDKASMLDEAIEYLKSLQLQLQMGGGMAAAAAPVMFPAGVHQYMQRMVAPSHVASMPRMPFMAPPAVQSPPGADPYARYLAVDHLQPPPPPPAPMHYLQGMGFYQQQQSSAPPPPAVPAGSLPAATSRTSPPDGPLHKKYESCGMPEIQGITS; from the exons ATGAACCAGTACGTCCCTGACTGGAGCAGCAGCATGGGGGACGCCTTCGCGACATTGAA cggcggcgacgacgacgggcTCATGGAGCTGCTCTGGTGCAACGGCCACGTGGTCATGCAGAGCCAGGCGCCGAGGAAGCCGACGAGGCCCGAGAaggttgcggcggcggcggcggcggcggcggcgcaggacgACGAGGCGGCGGCGTGGTTCCAGTACCCTGCGGAGGACGCGCTGGAGAGGGACCTATTCACGGAGCTCTTCGGGGAGGCGCAGGCGGCCGACGCCGGCAGCGGCAGGGCGTGCAAGGAGGAGGCGGAGTGCGGGGGCGAGGCCGCGGCCCGCCGGAGCGGGCTGATGCCGCCGCCGTGGGAGAAGGAGTGCCCGGGGGAGCTCGGCGACgtggccgccggcggcgagtgcacggcgacggcgacggaggccggcgagTCGTCCATGCTGACGGTCGGGTCGAGCTTCTGCGGGAGCAACCACGTGCAGacgccgcgcgcccgcgccacatgcggcggcgcggcggcgccgggggccgCGGGGAAGGCCGGTGGCAGCGCCCGCGACGCGGCGACGGTGACCTCGTCGTCGATGCGGCCGAGGTCCTGCACCACCAAGGCCGGGCAGCCCAGCGCTACCGCCCACCGGAGCGGCAAGCGGAGGCCGAGCGATGCCACGGAGACCGAGGTACGCGTGCCGCCGATTGCGATCAATCCACCTTGTGTACCGGATCAATCGATGACATTGACACGGCCAAAAATTCAGGACGCGGAGTTCGAGTCCGCCGACGCGACGTGCGAGCCGGCGCAGAAGCTGACGACGGCcaagcggcggcgagctgccgaAGTCCACAACCTCTCGGAGCGG AGAAGAAGGGACAGGATCAACGAGAAGATGAAGACCCTGCAGGAGCTCATTCCTCACTGCAACAAA ACGGACAAGGCGTCGATGCTGGACGAGGCGATCGAGTACCTCAAGTCTCTGCAGCTCCAGCTGCAG ATGGGCGGCGGgatggcagcggcggcggcgccggtgatGTTCCCGGCGGGGGTGCACCAGTACATGCAGCGGATGGTGGCCCCTTCCCACGTGGCGTCCATGCCCAGGATGCCGTTCatggcgccgccggccgtgcaGAGCCCGCCGGGGGCCGACCCCTACGCGCgctacctcgccgtcgaccacctgcagccgccgccaccaccgccggcccCCATG CATTACCTGCAGGGGATGGGCTTctaccagcagcagcagagctCGGCGCCGCCACCACCCGCCGTGCCGGCCGGCAGCCtgccggcggcgacttcacggACGTCGCCTCCCGACGGCCCCCTGCACAAAAAATACG AAAGTTGTGGCATGCCTGAGATCCAGGGTATCACCAGCTGA
- the LOC112884483 gene encoding acyl-CoA-binding domain-containing protein 4-like isoform X2 — protein MYVTKRNMANAVSSMTKHLEQVQSSLAGLTLCSTTVDGEKFLIAFGGYNGKYSNEIFVLKLKARNLVQPRLLQSPAAAAAAASVTAAYAVITATDEKTRDIVATDDFDIKKAQPASSSKKFVAEIDLVNGEKDKLESRLAEVRYENSKLKDKLDLANLSYGELAKELESVQNQLAAEGSRCQKLESQIAAARKRLESAGSLENELEVLRQQISQVEQTMASTQRQKSGGVWKWVAGSAEVSDDE, from the exons ATGTATGTCACCAAGCGCAACATGGCAAATGCTGTTTCAAGTATGACTAAACATTTGGAGCAAGTGCAGAGCTCCCTTGCT GGTCTCACCCTTTGCTCAACCACAGTTGATGGAGAAAAATTTCTAATCGCCTTTGGTGGTTACAATGGGAAATATAGCAACGAG ATCTTTGTTTTGAAACTCAAAGCAAGAAATTTAGTTCAACCTCGTCTTCTCCAGTCACCAGCTGCAGCCGCTGCCGCAGCTTCTGTAACAGCTGCATATGCTGTAATTACTGCTACAGATGAGAAAACCAGAGATATTGTTGCTACAGATGATTTTGACATCAAGAAAGCTCAACCTGCAAGTTCTTCAAAAAAGTTTGTCGCTGAAATTGATTTGGTTAATGGAGAGAAAGATAAACTAGAGTCTAGATTGGCAGAAGTTCGTTATGAGAACTCAAAACTAAAGGATAAACTAGACCTGGCAAACTTGTCATACGGTGAACTAGCAAAG GAACTTGAATCAGTTCAAAATCAACTAGCAGCAGAGGGTTCAAGATGTCAGAAACTTGAG TCCCAAATTGCTGCTGCACGTAAGAGATTGGAATCTGCTGGTTCTTTGGAGAATGAGCTGGAAGTACTGCGGCAACAAATATCTCAGGTGGAACAAACCATGGCAAGTACTCAGAGACAAAAATCTGGGGGCGTTTGGAAGTGggtggcaggaagtgcagaggTCTCTGATGATGAATAG
- the LOC112884485 gene encoding uncharacterized protein LOC112884485 encodes MDHHRRRRSRPAATVAATLCLVLALGGRCGAAARPLRRLHAVEGSTESAASEAVLDVTVAEAPEAARWSRAAGSEGSQDDLGAGKWLPLPMPMPMSMPAASALAGGLRFPPVSFPLAGASMPWLSGAPPAFAGMPALVPPYVGATRQEQLSLWASLFNPFQVRPRLPGALGGETAAAGSVERGGVPAIASGGKAAEGETMDVPAAAAAQVAEPKWGVFLGNIDRRN; translated from the coding sequence ATGGACCACCACCGTCGTCGTCGCAGCCGCCCCGCCGCGACCGTCGCAGCGACGCTCTGCCTCGTCCTCGCGCTTGGCGGGAGGTGCGGCGCCGCGGCGAGGCCGCTGAGGCGCCTGCATGCGGTGGAGGGGAGCACGGAGTCCGCGGCGTCGGAGGCGGTGCTCGACGTGACGGtggcggaggcgccggaagccgcGAGGTGGTCCAGAGCCGCCGGGAGCGAGGGGAGCCAGGACGATCTCGGCGCGGGGAAGTGGCTGCCGCTGCCCATGCCGATGCCGATGTCCatgccggcggcgagcgcgctGGCTGGCGGGCTGCGGTTCCCACCGGTGTCGTTCCCGCTGGCCGGCGCGTCCATGCCGTGGCTCTCCGGCGCGCCGCCCGCGTTTGCCGGGATGCCGGCGCTCGTGCCGCCGTACGTGGGCGCCACGCGGCAGGAGCAGCTCAGCCTGTGGGCGTCGCTGTTCAACCCGTTCCAGGTCAGGCCGCGGCTGCCGGGCGCCCTCGGCggcgagacggcggcggcggggtccgTCGAGCGCGGCGGCGTCCCGGCCATCGCCAGCGGCGGGAAGGCCGCCGAGGGGGAGACCATGGacgtgcccgccgccgccgccgcgcaggtCGCCGAGCCCAAGTGGGGCGTCTTCTTGGGCAACATCGATCGTCGCAACTAG
- the LOC112884478 gene encoding pentatricopeptide repeat-containing protein At2g33680, whose amino-acid sequence MSSTAVQCFFAPANAMAGATPPALRMSHTQFIEHLRRAAASARSPRAGEALHGWAIKSGAASHAPVSNSLITFYCSLSRPLLAAAFAVFEDIPAAMRDVASWNSLLNPLSRHHPLAALSHFRLMLSSYDRIVLPSPHSFAAAFTAAARAPSASAGAAAHALACKFPSSSAGSDNVFVSTALLNMYCKLGITSDARRVFDEMPNRNAVSWTAMVSGYAVGKCFEEAFEIFRLMLQECPSEKNEFFTTAVLSAVSMPSGLLMGVQVHGLVVKDGLVGFVSVENSLVTLYAKAECMEAALQVFGSSKERNSITWSAMITGYAQNGEADSATRMFLQMHAAGFSPTEFTLVGVLNACSDMGALSVGKQAHGLMVKLGFEMQVYVKSALVDMYAKCGSIGDAKGGFQQLYDVDDVVLWTAMIAGHVQNGELEEALVLYAKMNKEGIMSSNLTITSVLRACACLAALEPGKQLHAQIMKCGFGLGGSVGSALSTMYSKCGNLEDGLAVFRSMPDRDVIAWNSIISGFSQNGCGNGALDLFEEMKLEGTAPDHITFINVFCACSHMGLVDRGWFYFRAMTKDYGLIPRLDHYACMVDILSRAGQLKEAKDFIESITVDHGTCLWRIVLGACRNLRDFDVGAYAGEELMRLGTEDSSAYILLSNIYASQRKWNDVERVRRLMRLRGVSKDLGCSWVELNSRVHVFVVGEQQHPEAANINAELIRLAKHMKDEGYRQTCKFPFDEELDAPGESHGENQLELMSAAYS is encoded by the coding sequence ATGTCGAGTACCGCTGTCCAGTGCTTCTTTGCTCCCGCCAACGCCATGGCAGGCGCGACGCCGCCCGCGCTGCGCATGTCGCACACGCAATTCATTGAGCACCTCCGCCGTGCGGCCGCATCCGCCCGCTccccgcgcgccggcgaggcccTCCATGGCTGGGCAATCAAGTCCGGCGCTGCCTCCCACGCACCCGTCTCCAACTCCCTAATCACCTTCTACTGCTCCCTCTCGCGGCCGCTCCTCGCTGCCGCCTTCGCCGTCTTCGAGGATATCCCCGCTGCCATGCGCGACGTGGCCTCGTGGAACTCCCTCCTCAACCCGCTCTCCCGTCATCACCCCCTCGCTGCGCTCTCCCACTTCCGCTTGATGCTTTCCTCCTACGATCGCATCGTCCTCCCGTCGCCCCACTCCTTTGCTGCTGcgttcaccgccgccgcccgcgcgccgtcCGCGTCCGCCGGCGCCGCAGCCCACGCGCTCGCGTGCAAGtttccctcctcctccgccggctcTGACAATGTGTTCGTCTCCACTGCCCTGCTCAATATGTATTGCAAACTGGGTATTACTTCCGATGCCCGCAGGGTGTTTGACGAAATGCCCAATCGGAATGCGGTGTCTTGGACTGCTATGGTGTCTGGGTATGCTGTGGGGAAGTGCTTTGAGGAGGCGTTTGAGATCTTCCGGTTGATGCTTCAGGAGTGCCCCTCTGAGAAAAATGAATTTTTCACCACGGCAGTTCTTAGCGCAGTTAGCATGCCATCAGGTTTGCTTATGGGGGTACAGGTGCATGGGTTGGTTGTGAAGGATGGGTTGGTGGGATTTGTGTCTGTGGAGAATTCACTTGTCACGTTGTACGCAAAGGCTGAGTGTATGGAAGCAGCTCTGCAGGTGTTTGGGTCATCAAAGGAGAGGAATTCAATAACATGGTCAGCGATGATCACCGGGTATGCTCAGAATGGGGAGGCAGATAGTGCAACTAGGATGTTCTTACAGATGCATGCTGCAGGATTCTCACCAACAGAATTCACCCTTGTTGGGGTACTGAACGCATGCAGTGACATGGGAGCGTTGTCTGTTGGGAAGCAGGCTCATGGTTTGATGGTGAAGCTGGGGTTTGAGATGCAGGTTTATGTGAAGAGCGCATTGGTTGACATGTATGCCAAGTGTGGTAGTATTGGTGATGCAAAAGGTGGGTTTCAGCAGTTGTATGATGTTGATGATGTTGTCCTTTGGACAGCGATGATTGCTGGGCATGTGCAGAATGGGGAACTTGAGGAAGCCCTGGTGTTGTATGCCAAGATGAACAAAGAGGGCATCATGTCCAGTAATTTGACTATAACTAGTGTTCTTAGAGCATGTGCATGCCTCGCGGCATTGGAGCCAGGGAAGCAACTACATGCACAAATAATGAAGTGCgggtttggtttgggtggttctgtTGGAAGTGCTCTGTCTACAATGTATTCAAAGTGTGGGAACCTTGAAGATGGCTTGGCTGTCTTCAGAAGCATGCCTGATAGGGATGTTATTGCATGGAACTCAATCATTTCTGGTTTTTCACAAAACGGATGTGGCAATGGTGCACTTGACTTGTTTGAGGAGATGAAGCTAGAGGGCACTGCACCTGATCATATAACATTCATTAATGTATTTTGTGCTTGTAGCCACATGGGCTTAGTTGACAGAGGTTGGTTCTATTTTAGGGCGATGACCAAGGATTATGGTTTAATTCCTAGGCTTGATCACTATGCTTGCATGGTTGATATTCTTAGCCGAGCAGGGCAGTTAAAAGAAGCAAAGGACTTCATAGAATCAATAACTGTTGACCATGGAACATGCCTATGGCGTATAGTCCTTGGAGCATGTCGCAATTTACGGGATTTTGACGTTGGGGCATATGCAGGTGAAGAACTGATGCGGCTAGGTACTGAGGATTCCTCTGCTTATATATTGTTGTCAAACATCTATGCTTCCCAGAGGAAGTGGAATGATGTTGAGCGGGTGAGACGTTTGATGAGACTCCGAGGAGTTAGCAAGGATCTAGGGTGTAGCTGGGTTGAGCTTAATAGCCGAGTTCATGTGTTCGTTGTTGGGGAACAGCAACATCCTGAAGCGGCAAATATAAATGCGGAGTTGATAAGGCTAGCCAAACACATGAAGGATGAAGGCTATCGTCAAACTTGCAAATTCCCATTTGATGAAGAACTGGATGCACCTGGAGAATCTCATGGGGAGAATCAACTAGAATTGATGTCAGCAGCTTATAGCTGA
- the LOC112884480 gene encoding transcription factor PHYTOCHROME INTERACTING FACTOR-LIKE 13-like isoform X3, producing MNQYVPDWSSSMGDAFATLNGGDDDGLMELLWCNGHVVMQSQAPRKPTRPEKVAAAAAAAAAQDDEAAAWFQYPAEDALERDLFTELFGEAQAADAGSGRACKEEAECGGEAAARRSGLMPPPWEKECPGELGDVAAGGECTATATEAGESSMLTVGSSFCGSNHVQTPRARATCGGAAAPGAAGKAGGSARDAATVTSSSMRPRSCTTKAGQPSATAHRSGKRRPSDATETEDAEFESADATCEPAQKLTTAKRRRAAEVHNLSERRRRDRINEKMKTLQELIPHCNKTDKASMLDEAIEYLKSLQLQLQMGGGMAAAAAPVMFPAGVHQYMQRMVAPSHVASMPRMPFMAPPAVQSPPGADPYARYLAVDHLQPPPPPPAPMHYLQGMGFYQQQQSSAPPPPAVPAGSLPAATSRTSPPDGPLHKKYESCGMPEIQGITS from the exons ATGAACCAGTACGTCCCTGACTGGAGCAGCAGCATGGGGGACGCCTTCGCGACATTGAA cggcggcgacgacgacgggcTCATGGAGCTGCTCTGGTGCAACGGCCACGTGGTCATGCAGAGCCAGGCGCCGAGGAAGCCGACGAGGCCCGAGAaggttgcggcggcggcggcggcggcggcggcgcaggacgACGAGGCGGCGGCGTGGTTCCAGTACCCTGCGGAGGACGCGCTGGAGAGGGACCTATTCACGGAGCTCTTCGGGGAGGCGCAGGCGGCCGACGCCGGCAGCGGCAGGGCGTGCAAGGAGGAGGCGGAGTGCGGGGGCGAGGCCGCGGCCCGCCGGAGCGGGCTGATGCCGCCGCCGTGGGAGAAGGAGTGCCCGGGGGAGCTCGGCGACgtggccgccggcggcgagtgcacggcgacggcgacggaggccggcgagTCGTCCATGCTGACGGTCGGGTCGAGCTTCTGCGGGAGCAACCACGTGCAGacgccgcgcgcccgcgccacatgcggcggcgcggcggcgccgggggccgCGGGGAAGGCCGGTGGCAGCGCCCGCGACGCGGCGACGGTGACCTCGTCGTCGATGCGGCCGAGGTCCTGCACCACCAAGGCCGGGCAGCCCAGCGCTACCGCCCACCGGAGCGGCAAGCGGAGGCCGAGCGATGCCACGGAGACCGAG GACGCGGAGTTCGAGTCCGCCGACGCGACGTGCGAGCCGGCGCAGAAGCTGACGACGGCcaagcggcggcgagctgccgaAGTCCACAACCTCTCGGAGCGG AGAAGAAGGGACAGGATCAACGAGAAGATGAAGACCCTGCAGGAGCTCATTCCTCACTGCAACAAA ACGGACAAGGCGTCGATGCTGGACGAGGCGATCGAGTACCTCAAGTCTCTGCAGCTCCAGCTGCAG ATGGGCGGCGGgatggcagcggcggcggcgccggtgatGTTCCCGGCGGGGGTGCACCAGTACATGCAGCGGATGGTGGCCCCTTCCCACGTGGCGTCCATGCCCAGGATGCCGTTCatggcgccgccggccgtgcaGAGCCCGCCGGGGGCCGACCCCTACGCGCgctacctcgccgtcgaccacctgcagccgccgccaccaccgccggcccCCATG CATTACCTGCAGGGGATGGGCTTctaccagcagcagcagagctCGGCGCCGCCACCACCCGCCGTGCCGGCCGGCAGCCtgccggcggcgacttcacggACGTCGCCTCCCGACGGCCCCCTGCACAAAAAATACG AAAGTTGTGGCATGCCTGAGATCCAGGGTATCACCAGCTGA
- the LOC112884482 gene encoding wiskott-Aldrich syndrome protein homolog 1-like, whose product MASAAAASRPPAPPPPPPPQPAAAVQWLGPRVSFSLEDAGGGGGGREAALAVAGGKAGPSAGADFEFLLGGCAAASMLPADELFSGGKLVPLRIPAPSAEEEAVGATAAQSTLPPKHARAPVAAQQRETPRTEEAKGVAVVGGEEPKIPARRWRDLLRLRKQQASSGSGSAAAIGASSEPRPLRRLLRRGTKPPEPEPSLSLPLLREVGPDEQDKPAEKPTPAPAPAPISTTPTPPAPPPSQQHQNLPPKIRLSPSQQASAPPPPPPPPPPPAAVAADSPRLNAAGKVVFNGLGRSSSSPSSLAGGRRGHRAGGAMERSYSAHVRVAPVLNVPVCSLRGSRKSVSVFGIDRLFSPSAAAAAASSSGGAKKNKAAKKDVTATAAAPQ is encoded by the coding sequence ATGGCTTCAGCCGCGGCCGCgtcgcgcccgcccgccccgccaccgcccccgcctCCGCAGCCGGCTGCGGCGGTGCAGTGGCTGGGGCCGCGGGTGTCGTTCAGCCTCGAGgacgcgggcggaggaggaggggggagggaggcggcgctggcggtGGCGGGTGGGAAGGCCGGGCCCAGCGCCGGAGCCGACTTCGAGTTCCTCCTCGGCGGGTGCGCGGCCGCGTCCATGCTCCCCGCCGACGAGCTCTTCTCCGGGGGCAAGCTCGTGCCGCTCCGCATCCCCGCGCCGTCGGCGGAGGAGGAAGCGGtgggggcgacggcggcgcagtCGACGCTGCCGCCGAAGCACGCACGTGCGCCGGtggcggcgcagcagcgggAGACGCCCCGGACGGAGGAGGCGAAGGGCGTggcggtggtcggcggcgaggagccCAAGATCCCGGCGCGGAGGTGGCGGGATCTCCTCCGGCTGCGGAAGCAGCAGGCGTCGTCGGGGTCCGGCTCCGCTGCGGCGATTGGTGCGTCGTCGGAGCCGAGGCCGCTGCGCCGGCTGCTCCGCCGCGGTACGAagccgccggagccggagccgtcCCTGAGCCTGCCGCTCCTCCGCGAGGTCGGCCCCGACGAGCAAGACAAGCCCGCCGAGAAGCCAACGCCagcccccgcgccggcgccgatctCGACAACCCCAACGCCGCCGGCACCACCACCGTCCCAGCAGCACCAGAACCTGCCTCCGAAGATCCGGCTCTCCCCATCTCAGCAGGCgtcggccccgcccccgccgcccccaccgcctccccctccggccgccgtcgCGGCCGACAGCCCGCGCCTGAACGCGGCCGGCAAGGTGGTGTTCAACGGTCTGGGGCGGAGCTCCAGCAGCCCGAGCAGcctcgccggcgggcggcgcggccaccgcGCGGGGGGCGCCATGGAGCGGTCCTACTCAGCGCACGTCCGCGTGGCGCCCGTGCTGAACGTGCCCGTCTGCTCCCTCCGCGGCTCCCGCAAGTCCGTCTCCGTGTTCGGCATCGACCGCCTCTTCTCCCcgtccgccgcggccgccgccgcctcctcctccggcggggCCAAGAAGAACAAGGCCGCGAAGAAGGACGtgaccgccaccgccgccgctcctcagTAA
- the LOC112884483 gene encoding glutathione S-transferase T3-like isoform X1: protein MDQFSSQFSSQGQFNGEVNYTPTIDLTAMNGTPPDVTVNVEQQDAQSGEAASMAATGGKKKGTASRSKNFAQDEDEALCSAYLNVSKDAAVGVNQTYKSYWTRISDYYNEVSRNPTVRSLSSLQHRWGDIQKDTARFCGFYSEIVRRNQSGQSEDDKVKDALQMYAGIAGSPFKLIHCWLILHHSAKWNDWLAKEWNKGTKDKASVQDVTQDSPGASGQEGTGGSNVPTRPIGRDKAKRLRTSPAGSSSSSSAYIDVLQKIHEDRSKYDARVEAATIEEAQAIATRAERKLALQEKHVSIQGKQLEIATELLNLQKEDREDKVMSLDVEKMSPWVRDYYIRKQKEIAARAASRAGSSDLRHLILRSNVCHQAQHGKCCFKYD from the exons ATGGATCAATTCTCGAGCCAATTTAGTTCTCAGGGCCAGTTCAATGGTGAAGTGAATTACACGCCCACCATTGACCTCACTGCTATGAATGGCACCCCTCCGGATGTGACTGTGAATGTTGAACAGCAGGATGCCCAA TCAGGAGAGGCCGCAAGTATGGCGGCTACTGGAGGAAAAAAGAAAGGTACTGCGTCGAGGTCCAAGAATTTTGCTCAAGATGAAGATGAGGCACTGTGCTCTGCCTACCTGAATGTGTCAAAGGATGCTGCAGTTGGGGTCAATCAGACGTACAAGTCATATTGGACTAGAATTTCTGATTATTACAATGAAGTTAGTCGGAATCCCACTGTGAGGTCTCTCAGTTCTCTGCAACATAGGTGGGGAGACATCCAGAAAGACACTGCCCGCTTTTGTGGCTTCTATAGTGAGATTGTTAGGCGCAATCAAAGTGGGCAAAGTGAAGATGACAAG GTGAAGGATGCTCTGCAAATGTATGCCGGTATCGCTGGAAGCCCATTCAAGCTGATCCATTGTTGGTTAATTCTTCACCATTCAGCCAAATGGAATGATTGGTTAGCGAAGGAGTGGAACAAAGGCACCAAGGACAAGGCTTCTGTCCAAGATGTGACTCAGGATTCACCAGGGGCTAGTGGCCAAGAGGGGACTGGGGGTTCCAATGTTCCTACCCGGCCCATTGGAAGAGACAAGGCAAAAAGGCTGCGCACTAGCCCTGCTGGCTCTTCTTCTAGTAGCTCAGCATACATAGACGTGCTGCAAAAGATCCATGAAGATAGGTCCAAGTATGATGCACGAGTAGAGGCTGCAACCATTGAGGAAGCCCAGGCGATTGCTACACGTGCTGAGAGGAAGCTTGCCCTGCAGGAGAAACATGTTTCGATTCAGGGAAAACAACTTGAGATAGCAACTGAGTTGTTGAACCTGCAAAAGGAAGACCGAGAAGATAAGGTCATGAGTCTTGATGTTGAGAAGATGTCACCATGGGTCAGGGATTACTACATTAGGAAGCAGAAGGAGATTGCTGCGAGGGCCGCAAGTCGCGCGGGTTCGTCTGATCTTA GGCATCTCATTCTCAGATCTAATGTATGTCACCAAGCGCAACATGGCAAATGCTGTTTCAAGTATGACTAA